The Glaciimonas sp. PCH181 nucleotide sequence TGATGCAGGACGTCCGCTTAAAGAAATGGAACGTGTTGCCATTATTAACGTGCTGCGTGAATGTCGATTTAATGTGACAGAATCGGCTAAAAGATTAGGCATATCAAAACCGACGCTGTATAAAAAAATTCAAGGACACAACATTCCGATGGAACGAGGTTTTAAATAATCTTTTGATCATGTGCATCAACCGCAAGCATTAAAATTTATCCGGCGCTTTGCTTGCGCCACTCTGATGGCGGCATTCCCACATATTGTACGAATGCGCGGGTAAATGAAGCCTGCGAACTGTAACCGACAGTTGACGCGATGACTCCTAGCTTTAGTTTTGTAACACCACCAGCAATTATAGAAGCTGAGCGCGCACAGGCTTAGGAATCAAGTCACGCGTTCCTCTTCCCAAGTTCGGAAATTCTTCCGGCCGATTCCGACTTACCAAGACATACCAATCCGCGGGCATTACGACGTATTGCGACAGCCTTCCCATAATCGATCGCCTTGCGTGGTCGCCTCGATCGATGGCATCGGCGCACCTTCGGCGCTCCCTTGTGCGCTAGGTTGATCTTGCGTGAAGCCGCCCTCTAAACAAGCCGACGTATCGATATATCCCTGTATCAGCGCTTCGTTTTTACGCGAAATTTACACGTTCATGCCGTCTTTTTCTAAATTTTTTATATGCTCCTTGCTAAAATTTTGCCGATGCTGATTGCTACCTCCTTGGTCAAACGCAGCTAGAAAGCGGCTGCAAAAACCCTTCGCAAAAATTGATATCGGTGTGCCGATATGAGGGTGCATGTCATGCATGAATTGATTGGCTTTTACATTACAGGGGAATAAAAACATGACAACGATCATCAACATCCGACATCTGGTTGCGTGTGCGTGCGCCGGTATCGGTATGGTTGCAATGACCGCAGCCGGTCCAGCGTTTGGGCAAACTGCCGCTGCAACTGCGACAGGTGGCGCGGTAGAGGGCAGTACACCGGGCTCAGAAAAACTGTCTTTCTCAAATAGATTTTTGAGTACTTATAAAGATTATTTGAACTGGAACGGCGATCCTGCGGGTGCACCGCAAACATGGCGCAAAGGGTATCAACCACCACCGGAATCGTCGCCGCCAATGCCGTTTTCCAGCTGGCCGATGGGCGGATCGGAAATGATCGGCTATGACAATTCTTATAATGGTGCGCTGATGGATGCCATCTATAGCGGACCAAATGGGCAGGCCTGGAAAGACAGCCGAGTGACGCTGTACGGCTGGATCAATCCGGGGATGAATATCAGTTCGTCGCATACGCAATTCAACGGGCAAAACGGGACCGGCGGCAACTTCCCGGCAGCCTATGCTTACAAGCCGAACACCGTGCAATTGGATCAATTCGCGCTGTATCTCGAACGCACGCCTGACGAAGTGCAACAGGATCATTTCGATTGGGGATTTCGCCTGACAGGTTTGTATGGCACCGATGCAAAATACACTTTTTCAAGGGGCTTGTGGAGCAATCAATATACCAATTCCAACGGCAACGTAAGGGGGAATGGGTATGACATGCCGATGGCCTATGTAGAGGGTTATTTCCCCGGTGTAGCGGACGGCATGAATGTCCGGATCGGTCGTTATATTTCAGTTCCAGACATCGAAGCGCAGCTGGCACCGAACAACTATACCTACAGCCATTCTCTGCTGTACACCGTTGATCCATACACGCAAGAAGGTGTCATGACAACGATCAAACTCAATAAAAACTGGACGATTCAGGGTGGCGTATCCGCCGGGAACGACGTGGCGATCTGGTATCACCCAAGGGTACCGTCGACCTTTGTGAATGCCGCTGGCGATACAGTCGCCAATCCAAATGCCGGTCAGAAGATTGGCGCACAACTGACGCCAGCAGTCTGTGTAAATTGGACATCGGACAGTGGCAATGACTCGCTCTACCCTTGTTTAAATGGTGCCAAGCCCGTCGGCAATAGCGGCAACTTCGGTTGGAATAATTTGCAGCACGAAGCCATTACCTGGTATCACAAATTCAACGACAAGTGGCATATCTCCACCGAGGGCTGGTACATGTATGAAAAGAATACGCCCAACATGCAGAACGCTGACGGTCCAGGCTTGTGGAACTCTTACTTCGGCACGACAAACACCGTTGGTGGACCTTTCGGCGCAATGGGCGGCCATGGTTGCGGCCCGACCGATGGCGTTACCTGTACCTCAAAAGAATGGGCAGTCGTCAACTACCTTGTGTATCAACCCACGCCGCGTGACTTCATCACTTTGCGCTCAGAAATTCTGGACGATGTAAACGGTCAGCGGACCGGCTTCGCTACCAGGTATAAGGAAGTTTTGCTTGGCTGGAATCACTGGTTCGGCAAGGCCATCACAATCCGTCCTGAAATACGCTATGAACACGCCGGATTGCCAGCGTACAACAACCCATGTCCGGTTGCTGGGACGGCAGGCTGTGGCTCTACCGTTACGACTGGAACAAAAAATCAATTCATGTTTGCAATGGACGCTATCGTCCACTTTTAACCATCGCCAGATACCACGGACGTAGCTTTAGTATTGGCGATGAAGCAGTCGGATGGAGATTAAACCACACAGGCCATCTCCATCCGTTTAAGGCAAAAACCGTAGCAATATTTGATCCTGATCGCAGCAGCCTTGCGGACGTGGTGTGCCAACCAATTAAAGCCGTTTAAGGCGTCCATAAACTTGTAGGACAATTATTTTTACTTTAGAAATTTGAGAAAAAGAAAATCGCCATGAAAAAATTCACCATAGCCAGTCTCATCATTGTCGGTCTCGCCGTATGTTCTATGGCCAATGCTGCACAAGATCAATTGATCGTTGAACAGGTACGCAAAAGCCACCTCGCACATGAACAACCGAAAACCGCTGAACACGATCATGACTCGCACGCAGAAGCAACAGCGACCAATGACCAAAAACAGATACAGGGTGCACAAGAAGCGAATACGCGATTGACCGGAACGGATACGTCAAGTCAAGACAGCAGCAATAAGTAAGACGTTCGAAGATGATTATTCAGGATGGTTTATGTTTAGAAATGGAAGAAAACTGGACGTCGGTACAGTAGTCGGCTATCTGCTGGTAGTAGGTATCTCTGCTTACAAAAGCAAGGTCGACTATGACGCCCAAACCACGTTTTCGGCATCGCGACTCACTGCCATGCCGACTAATCAACGGATCGCGTTACCGCCCCATCTTCCACGATTTCTGGGCTGTTCCGTAAGGCTTGTTATTGCCGAGCCAGAGATTTTTCACTGCTATCCCGGACTAGACAACTAGTTTCTTCTAAAGCACTTCAGTCGCTTTTCTAGACTCTCTGGTTTTCCGCGCTTGTGTCGGCGTTTTTCCGTAAGCCTTGCGAAAGCGCAATTTCATTGCAAAAGCAGTGGGACTCATCCCCAATTCGGCATGGAATAAGCGTTCCAGCTGACGTGCGCTGACATGTACGCGTTCAGCTATTTCTTCAAGAGATAAGGGCGTAGAAATATTTCGTTCTATCAGCAGCAAGGCTTTACGCACCTTGAAATTATCTGTTTCTCCGGTAAGCAAAGGCTGCGGCTGCGGGGTTTTAGACGGCAATGGTGCATCCCGGCCCTTCATCCAAATCTGTGGTGACATAATGTGCGGTTGCGCCGATTAATTTAACCCCTCTGACATAGGCTTGATGGTAAGGCTTGTCCCCCTTGAAACCGGGTAAGAACGAATGATGGATATTGATTGTCCGACGTTTCAGGGCGGCGAGCAAGCGCGCCTCGTGCTGTATCTTGGTTTCTGGCGTGATCGGAAGATGGTAAAACGGGATGCCATTTGCGGTCGCAATCGGGCCTAGATCAGGATGATTAGAAACGATTCTTCAAGAAAACGCATGGCGGCGGCCACTTGCCCCCTGTTGCAGCCTCAGCTCCCTAATTCATCGACCATGAGATCTATGAAGCGCCTGACGCGGGGTTCCAGAAAACGTCTTGTAGGGTAGATCCTGACGATCTTTACATCGTCTGCCTCAAGGTTGGGCAGCACCTGATGCGGCCGGCAGCCAAATCCCCGGCCACCAGAAACGCCGGCTGTCGGCGAGGACGATTTCGAGGTACAGACCCGGCAGACGCTGGAAAATCTCGATCGTGTGCTGGCAGGATTTGGCGTCACGAAATCGAATATCGCGCATATGGAAATCTATTTGACAGACTCGCAAGCACACTTCGCGCCATTAGCGGTGCTGTTCAAAGAATATGTCGGCGACCATCGTCCAGCCGCAACCGTCATCGGCGTGTCGGGTTTGGCCTTTCCTCATCAGCTGGTTGAAATCCACGTTGTGGCACACGCTGCTTAACTCTATGCCAACGCTTGTTTGAGTTTCAGCGCCAGACGTAGCGCATCCTTCTCATCGATAACATTCGCAAAACCCAGCAACAATCCCCGCTGCGGCTTTGCGTTGATATACCAGCGCGACAACGGATGCACAGCTAAACCAGCAGCCCGCGCATGGTCCGCCAGCATGATATCGTCTTCGTGATCAGCCAGCTTTGCCAGTATGTGCAAACCGCCCGGCTGCAATGTGATCCGTATCCGATCACCCAATATTTCCTGAAAAATCTGTGCAGTCACTGCGCGCCGTTCTGCATATAACAAACGCATTTTTTTCAGATGTCTTGAGAAATGACCTTCCGCGATAAAGTCGGCAATACCCGCCTGAAACAAATAGGGGCAGCCTGCATTCAGGTTGTA carries:
- a CDS encoding AraC family transcriptional regulator, with translation MSPQIWMKGRDAPLPSKTPQPQPLLTGETDNFKVRKALLLIERNISTPLSLEEIAERVHVSARQLERLFHAELGMSPTAFAMKLRFRKAYGKTPTQARKTRESRKATEVL
- a CDS encoding AraC family transcriptional regulator, producing MIAGGVTKLKLGVIASTVGYSSQASFTRAFVQYVGMPPSEWRKQSAG
- a CDS encoding outer membrane beta-barrel protein, giving the protein MTTIINIRHLVACACAGIGMVAMTAAGPAFGQTAAATATGGAVEGSTPGSEKLSFSNRFLSTYKDYLNWNGDPAGAPQTWRKGYQPPPESSPPMPFSSWPMGGSEMIGYDNSYNGALMDAIYSGPNGQAWKDSRVTLYGWINPGMNISSSHTQFNGQNGTGGNFPAAYAYKPNTVQLDQFALYLERTPDEVQQDHFDWGFRLTGLYGTDAKYTFSRGLWSNQYTNSNGNVRGNGYDMPMAYVEGYFPGVADGMNVRIGRYISVPDIEAQLAPNNYTYSHSLLYTVDPYTQEGVMTTIKLNKNWTIQGGVSAGNDVAIWYHPRVPSTFVNAAGDTVANPNAGQKIGAQLTPAVCVNWTSDSGNDSLYPCLNGAKPVGNSGNFGWNNLQHEAITWYHKFNDKWHISTEGWYMYEKNTPNMQNADGPGLWNSYFGTTNTVGGPFGAMGGHGCGPTDGVTCTSKEWAVVNYLVYQPTPRDFITLRSEILDDVNGQRTGFATRYKEVLLGWNHWFGKAITIRPEIRYEHAGLPAYNNPCPVAGTAGCGSTVTTGTKNQFMFAMDAIVHF
- a CDS encoding RidA family protein — protein: MENLDRVLAGFGVTKSNIAHMEIYLTDSQAHFAPLAVLFKEYVGDHRPAATVIGVSGLAFPHQLVEIHVVAHAA